CCTGTCACATTTCCAGCATTCAGGGACTCGGCTCCCACTCCAAGGCAAGCTGGAGCAAGGGATGGTCCCAGAAAACCTGAGCAGAACCAAGACGTGACCCCAGCTCACAGCTCCCACATCAgcttccagcagcccctggcaggctgggaaagcagaaatCCCTGGAAGTGCACCAGGCCACACCTGGATGGGCAGAGCCTCCCTTGTGAAAGCGCCAAGAACAACATCCCCACGCACAcctttcctccccagctcctcctgccttgctcaCCAAAATACTTGGTGGCCGTCCCATCCTCAGCATGGACTGTGACAACGCCCGGCCGGAGCACCTGGAGCGTGGGGACGTGGGATGCCAGGATGCCAAAGGAGCCGGTCAGCGTGGGCACATCCACCTGCTTCACGTTGGCACCATTGTAGAACACCTACATGGATGAACAGAGCAAAAAGGAGCAGTCACCAGGGATGGGGGGATGGAGAGCCCAGGGAAGAGCCCATCCCaagggagcagcccagctcccatcTGGTTCAGCAcgtccaggtgtgcccaggccaggctgcacCTGAACAGGGTGGGAGAGGAGCCGGGCTCCAGAGGAGAGGTCCTGGCAAAGGCAGCGGAGAAGcgttcccagctcccaggggcacGGCGGGGAGGCGGCACATGGAGACACAGAGTCGGGAGTGGGCGAGAGGCGCCGGCACAGCcgggagcagcctgggaagcGCGTGGGGAGCCCTGAGCTGCCGTCCCCGCTCCGGCCCACGCTGccgggctgtccctgtccccagcgcCAGCCCGCGCCCTGCCCCAAGGACAGCCCCGGCTGGGCCCGGCGGGGGCGGACCGGCCGTGTCCCGCTCCAGGACgctgcggcggggccgggcctgGCAGGCACAGCGGGTCCGGCAGCGCGGCTGGAAGGGCTGGACCGGCCTCGGGCAGGCCCGGGAGCGCCCGGGGCAGGCGGGCAAGGCCCGAGGTCAGGGCCAAGGTCAGCCCGGGGACAGCCCTGTGAGAGCCCGGCCGTGCCCCAGGAACCGCAGAGCCCCCGGGAGCGGACAGCCCCGCGGGGGCGGCAGCACCGGCCGCGGCCCGCCCGCCCCGAGCCCTCAGGAGACAGCGGGCGaggcggggggcggggggcaCCGGGaccggggcggcggcgggcctACCTGTGTGGGTGAGGCGAAGGTGAAGGCCATGGCAGCGGGGCCGCCGGCGGGATCGGCATAGCCGCGGGTGGGGGGCAGCGGCAGCGAGGGGCGGGCGAGGCGGAGGAAGCGGCGGGCGCAGAACATCGCGGCCAtggcggcagcggcggcagaGGCGGCGGCGCAGGGCAGGCCGGGACGGCACCGGACCACAGCTCCCGACACACCCCGCGCGCCGCCCGGCGGAGAAAAAGCACGCTGCACCGCATAGCCTTATGGGAGTTGTAGTCTCCGCCGCCTGCCGAGAGCCGTGGTGCTGGGCGGGGGGGCCCGCTCCGCCTCCGCACCGAGGGGCAGccgcgcccccggccccggTCCGGCCGTGCCCCAGCGGCTCGGGGGGCTCCGGGGcaggggtgggcacagggatgcaggcagagctgtgggacagGTAGGCGTGCCggcagggatgcaggcagggatcCAAGAAGCGCtggtgcaggcagggatgcaggcagggatgcaggcagggatgcaggtAGGGGTGGTGCGGGCAGGACTGGTACAGacagctgggagggcaggagtggaggcagggctggtgtAGGCAAGGGtgatgcaggcagggatgcaaGCAGGAGTGCtgtcagggctggagcaggcagcgGTGTagtcagggctggggcaggcaggaatAAAAGCAGCGGTGCAGGCAGAGGTACGGGAAGGGGCGCAGGCAGGACTCACAGTTAGGACtgtggggcaggcagaggagcagggggtacaggcagggctggtgcaggcAGAACTGGGGCAGCCCCTGTCCCCACGTGACGCCCGCGCCGCGCGGGGGCGGCTCCGGTTCATTCATAAatcccggggccgccccgccgcACCGAGCGCAGCGGCGGCGATGGAGCCCCGGTCTCGGTGGTAGGTGAGTGTCTGGTTCCGCCGCCTCGCGACAGCCCCTGTCGCGACACAGGGAGCCGGCCCGGCAGAGGGGAGACCATCACTCCCTATCGCGCGTGGAGGTCCCGGGGGCTCCTGCCTCGCTGTCACCAGCCCTGTCGACAGCCCTGTcatcagctctgcctgcatcccttattcctgcctgtcccacatccctgctcGCATCCCTCATCCTCCATCTctgtctccatccctgccccacatTCCTGTCTGCATCCCgcatccctgcctgcatcccgcatccctgcctccatccccGCCCCACATCCCTGACTGCATCCCCGTCACCGGGCTGAGGCTCGGGGCTGCAGTCTCAGGGGCCAGAGCGGGTCCCCCTcatgcccccagcccagccccggtCCAGCCGGACCCCGTGGGTCGCACACACGCGTGGGGCTCAGCACCGGCCCGCCCCCCGCACCCCTTCCCACGTGCGGAGGCGCGGCACCACCGGGATCCCCCGGCCTCGAGCCCCCGCCCCGGGCAGTGGCGGCGACCGCGGGTCCcgccccgtgtccccccccgGGGGGGACAGCCCGGGGACCGGCCCCCTCCTCCAGACAATGGCCGTCCTGTTCCTGTCGGGTCGCCATGGAGACGGGATTCCTCCATGATGGGGAACAGGAGGGACATTCTTCCCGCTCCCCCCGGCCCCCCGCTCCCACCGCCTCGGGCCTGAGGGTGCCCCACAGGGATCCCGCCCGTGGGGCGTCCATCCCACGTGGAGCCGCAGCCCCCTCGCCCGGAGTCCCCCCATGTGGTCGGAAGCGGGACCCCCACACACCCTTAGCCTTTCTTGGGGGTCTCAGGGTGGGTCCTCTCACCTCGTGCTGCATCCCACCAGCTTGGAGAGGCGTGAGGGCTGGTGTAGGCAGGGGGTTCTCTGCCTCGGGAGGCCTCCAACAGCCTGATGTCCCTCCAAGGGGTTGATACCCCGACCTATGACAGGACTGccctcagctgccagctgcGACACGGCCACCCCTGCGCTGTCCCCACGAGCGACAGTCCCCACCCCTTCACGGGCTTCATTCACATTTTTCACTGACCTAATTTTGAGCGGCTTCCAAGTGCCCACCCCTGCCCGCTCCGGGGGTCTCCGACACAGCATCgcccacccagccctggcttagccccctcagcagcctggggacacatGGAGGGGACACACGAGGGGACACACGGCCTCGCAGCGGGAGCTGGAGCTCGGAAGCCCCCGGGAAGGGCCAGACACGCGGGAGGGTGATGAGGTCCCTGCCGGGTCCCCAAAGGCCGCGGAGGAGGGGAGTGGAACCTCAGTCCCGGCTGCTCTCGGTCCTCAGGAGCTCGGCCCGGCCCCTCGGTGTCCCCCCCTCCCCGCGCGGACAGCCCGGTGACGGAACCGCTCTCGGGATGACTCACGAGCGTCACCCGTCGCGCTCCGGCGACACCCACGCCACGAGCTGTGGGGCGGCCACTGCCCCCCGTCCCTGCCGGGAGCCCCCAGCGCGGCTCCCCCCGGGCTTCCGCGGGCAGGGGGTCCcccggcggcggggctggggctgcgtTTGGCTCCCGGTGACGCCAGCGCGGTGTCATCCCGGACCTGGGGCAGGGATTTCACCCCCCGGGCCAGCTCTGGCCACCGGCGCTAGCCACCGTTTGGGGGCTCCGGCTCTGGCCCGGCGTGGGGACCGTGGCCGCTCTTCGCGGGGCCGGGGGGTTGTGCCCACGCGAGTCCGGGGACTGTGAGGGGctccctggggaggggcagcgattctgccctctcctccccatccctccatccgTCCATCCTTGCTTTGCTCCTGACCACACCCTCCATCCCTTCATCCTTCCCCTGAACACACCCTCCCTTCATCCCTCCATCCCGGTCCCTCCCTCCATCTCTCCATCCCGGTCCCTCCCTCCCGGTCCCTCCCGGCAGCTCCGCACCG
This genomic stretch from Serinus canaria isolate serCan28SL12 chromosome 28, serCan2020, whole genome shotgun sequence harbors:
- the ATP5F1D gene encoding ATP synthase subunit delta, mitochondrial, translated to MAAMFCARRFLRLARPSLPLPPTRGYADPAGGPAAMAFTFASPTQVFYNGANVKQVDVPTLTGSFGILASHVPTLQVLRPGVVTVHAEDGTATKYFVSSGSVTVHADSTVQVLAEEAVTMDMLDLATAKSNLEKAVSEMAAASDEAAKAEAQIKVEANEALVKALE